GTAGTAAAAGAGCCACTGTTAGGCGTTGTGGTTGTACCAGTCCCTGGTGCGGTCGTTCTGTTTATTCCTGGTGTTACTGTCCCAGTCGGTTGAGATCCGGGGGCAACAGTTTGACCGTTCGGAGTCGTAATGACTGGCCCTTGATTTCCAGGTGTTGTGGTTGCTCCAGGTGCAAGAGTGCCAGCTCCATTCGGAGTTATTTGAGTGCCACTACCTGCTCCCGCTCCTGTACCACCTGTTCCTGTCGTACCTGTAGTGCCACCTTGCCCAGAACCTGTTCCGACACCTGTACCCGTACCAGTGACACCACCTGGAACAGTAGTGCTAGACCCAGTTCCATTGCCAGTGTTGGCTCCAGTACCAGTTCCAGGAACTGTCCCCGGAACAGTTGTATCGGTACCAGTACCCGCTCCTGTTCCAACACCTGTACCCGTACCAGTGACACCACCCGGAACAGTAGTGCTAGACCCAGCTCCATTGCCAGTGTTAGCTCCAGTACCAGTTCCAGGAACTGTCCCCGGAACAGTTGTATCGGTACCAGTACCCGCTCCTGTTCCAACGCCTGTACCCGTACCAGTGACACCACCCGGAACAGTAGTGCTAGGCCCGGTTCCATTGCCAGTGTTAGCTCCGGTACCAGTTCCAGGAACTGTCCCCGGAACAGTTGTATCGGTACCAGTACCCGCTCCTGTTCCAACGCCTGTACCCGTACCAGGAACTGTCCCCGGAACAGTTGTGTCGGTACCAGTACCCGCTCCTGTTCCAACGCCTGTACCAGTAGTCGGTGTAGTAGTTCCGGTTCCAGGCGTACTACCAGCAGGCGCAGCAGTTCCACCTGGAACAGTTCCACCCGGAGCAGCAGTCCCAGTTCCACCTGTAGTTCCAGTACCCGTAGCCCCTGGAGCGGCAGTTCCGGTTCCAGCACCTGCTCCGGTTCTACCTGCGGGTGCAGCTTGTGTACCAGGGGCACCACTACCTGCGGGAACTCTGTTTCCTGGGACAGTTCCTGGTGTAGGTGCTACTGGTACTGTAGTGGGTTGAGAAGGAACAGCCGGAGCGGGTGGAGCTGCTTGAGGGGGTGCTGTCTCTTCCGCCACACCTTGATTTAGCCGTAACAAAGCTTGAGAAGTCCGAAAGTAGGTTGCCCATCGCTGCGGATCGGGGCGGCTGCGCCATTGAGTACGGCTGACATCTAGATTCAGCACGGGCACTATCGAACCTGCACTTTCAGCGGAGACAATGACGGACACTTGACTGGTTAAAATGTCGCGATCGAAGCTTCGCTGAGCGGCGGCCCTAGCTGCAATTTCAGCTCGGCGCAAAAGCGTTTCATAGCTTTCACCTGTTCGTCGGTCAAGGGCTACATCTACTCTGGCGGTATAAGCTTGAGCCACTTGAGGAGCGATCGCGGCTTGGGTGAGCCAAACACTACCCGCTAATCCCAAGCAGGTCGCCAAGCTTAGAAGTTGCGGGAGTGGAGAAGAATGCATTGGGGAAGGGTGAAACTCTCGCATGTTTGCTGCTAGCTCCTTACACGATCACTCAGCAAGACTACTCAATATATTTAAAGATTGGAACTGGGTCAAACAGGACGCTCTTCAGAGAGGACTATGTTTAAGCAGTTCATATGAGTTAGTTATTAGAAATTTAATTCATAATGAGGCAGAATTAACCTAGACTATAGACGGAATTTTGGAAGTTACATTTTTATTTTTAGATGCGCAATTGTTGTCTGAGTTCGATGCTTAGTAAGGCAATCAGATAGTACGGTTGCTCGTCTCTACAGGGTTGTGATCTGTATCCGCTGAACTAACTTGTAAGGTGCTTAATTTTTAAGAAAACGTTATCTTATTTCTCACTTTTCAACCAACAGCATGCCGCTTGAGCTGAGCTAAAACAGAGGGTAGGGTTCATATTTATTTAGGCGACCTTCTGGGCACACTATCTAGTAAGAATCTAGGGCATTCAGCATGGTGAATCACTGGGCGATCGCAATTGGTATCAATCAATATCAGTTCTTGCAGCCTTTAAGGTATGCCCAGCAGGATGCTCAAGCCCTGCGTGATTTTTTAGTGGAGGAGGCGGGATTCCCGGCTGAGCAATGCTTACTGTTCACGGATACTTCTTCAACCAGAGCGGAGCGGGCTACCTATCCTACGCAAGGAACGCTGCAAGCTTGGATTGATGACCTGTGCCAGCAGTTTGTGCAGCCTGGGGATTTAGTTTGGTGTTTCTTCAGCGGTTATGGGGCTTCCTATCAAGGCCAAGACTATTTAATGCCCATTGATGGTGATCCGAGCGATATTTCTGGCACTGGTATTTCTGTGCGATCGCTGTTGCAGCAATTTGAAGCGACTGCTGCCGAAATCGCCTTGGTGATCTTGGATATGAATCGGACTCAAGGGATTCAAGTTGATGAACCGTTAAGTACCCAGACGTTAGAACTAGCCCGTCGCCTCAATATCGCCACAATTCTTTCCTGTGAGCCAGGTGAGTTTTCTCATGAAGCTGCGAATCTGCATCACGGATGTTTTACTGCTGCTTTGTTAGAGGGATTGCGGTTGGGTCAGTGCAATACTCTAGCCGATTTAGATGCCTTTTTGCGCGATCGCCTGCCAGAGCTGACAGAGCATCATTGGCAACCTGCTCAGCATCCTGTGGTGGTAGTAAATCCGTCGGAAAAAAGGCAGCAGGGCATTCTACCCCGCACCCTGGTGACTCCTGCCTGGGATGACTTCAGTTATCCTGCTGGTACAGACACAATGGCTGCTTTAGACTCAGATGCCTCCCGCTCCAGCTACTCATCTCCTGATGAGCGATCGCCCGCAGGGGTCGGCCTCTCTACTCTGTCTGTGAATCCGGAGCAGACTAATCCGGGTAATACCAGTAATACCAGCTACGCCTCTCACTCTTCACCCTACAAAATCCTAAGCAAATTGACTAACAAGCCATCTGCCTCTTCGGGAGAACCTAGTAAGTCCAACGCTCAAAACCCTTTGGGCGAACCAGCAGCACCAGAAATTCCAGATAGCGTGTTTTGGCGGCGGTTTTTGGTTTGGGGAGGACTGATTGCGGTTTTCCTGTGTAGCGGTGTGATTATTCGCAACTTGTCGGCTTTTACCGGTCGGGACACTTCTATTCCTGTCGTTTCTACCTCTACTCAGCCAACGGGTTTCAGTCAGTCAACTAACGCCACGTCTCCGGTTGTTTCTCCGGCTGTCTCTCCTGCACCTGTCCGGACGGCAACTCCATCCTCAGCAGCAAGCCCAACAGCAAGCCCGGACAATTCTGCTGCTAGCACTCCAGTCCCAGTTGCAGCCTCCAATGTACCGCCTGACCAATTGCTTCCTGCGGCCCAAGCGGCTCTGCAACAGCAAAAATCTCAAGAAGCCTTGCGCTTGCTGAATCAAGTACCCGTCAATCAGCAAAATGCTCAATACCGTAATCTGAAAACTCAAGCAGAGCAGCGGGCCAATCAGGATTTACTAGAAGCAGCCAGAGTCACGATCAGGCCGAACCAAGCCTCGCGGTTTAATCAAGCGATCGCCCAAGCTAGCAAAATCAAGCCAGGTCAGCCGCTTTATGACCAAGCCCAACAAGATATTCAACGCTGGAGTCAAGTGATTTTGGACTTAGCAGAGGGGCGGGCAAAGCAGGGTCAGTTCAGCGAAGCAATTCAGACAGCCCGTTTGGTTCCCAAAAATAACGCTGCTGTGTATGGTCAAGCGCAGCAGGAGATCGCCCAATGGCAACAAAAATCTCAGCAGCAAAAAGCAAATCAAGCCATCATTAACCAAGCTCAAGGCTTGCTACGGCGTGGTGAAGCATCTTCCTACAGTCGAGCGATCGCCTCTGTCCGCCGAATCCCCTCTGGACAACCAGGCTATTTAGAAGCGCAACGATTGGCGGGAGAATGGAGCAATATCATCTTGGGAATGGCAGAGTTACGAGCCTCGCGCGGACGGATTCAGTCAGCTTTGCAAACTGCTGCGCTCGTCCCAGCCGGAACACCCGCCTATGCCCAAGCTCAAAAAGCGATCGCTGACTGGAAACGCTAATTTCGCCCCTACCTCTAGCTCAACTTTTGGGCTTAACTTTTGGGCTTAACTGGCGATCGCGACTGGGGCAACCGAGCTTTGGCGCAGTGGAATCTCAATCAAGAACTGGGTTCCCTGGTCAAGTTGCGATTCGCATTTGAGTATGCCGCCATGTTTCTCCACCACAATCTGATAGCTGATCGACAGACCTAGCCCTGTGCCTTGGCCCACGGGTTTAGTGGTGAAGAAGGGGTCAAAAATCCGCGATCGCACCGTTTCTAGCATACCAGGCCCATTGTCACTGATGCGAATCAGCATGTGAGAACCCGCACCATTTTCTAGGTGCATCAGTTCTGTCTCAATTTCAATCACCCCTGGGTTGAGTGGAACCCCTTGGTCTAGGCGCTGTTGGTTCGCATTGACGATTGCATCAATGGCATTACTAATGATATTCATAAAGACTTGGTTGAGCTGACCTGCATAGCACTCCACCAAAGGCAGCAAGCCATACTGCTTCACCACTTTGATCGCTAGTGGATCATTGGCTAATCCGAGGCGATGTTGCAAAATCATCAAGGTACTATCGATGCCTTCATGAATATCTACGGGTTTTTTCTCGGCTTGGTCTAACCGTGAGAAATTCCGCAGCGACAGCACAATCTGCCGAATGCGATCGGCTCCAACCTTCATAGAAGCCAACATTTTGGGCAAGTCTGCCGCCAAAAAGTCAAGATCGATCGCCGCAGCATAATCTTGAATCGGACGTTCAGGCTGAGGGTAGTGTTGTTGATAAAGCTGGAGGAGCGTGAGTAACTCCTTGGTGTATTCGCTGGCGTAGCTCACATTGCCATAGATAAAATTGACGGGATTGTTGATTTCGTGGGCCACTCCAGCCACCAACTGCCCCAGGCTCGACATTTTTTCCGTCTGAATCAGTTGGGTTTGGGTTTGTTGCAGTTCATTCAGGGTTTGAGCGAGTTGCACCGTCTGGTGCTGCGTTTGGGTGAGCAGTTCTGCTTGTTGAATGGCGACGCCCAACTGAGCCGCAATTTGGGTGACAAACTCAATCTCAGCCGTTGTCCACTCATGAGGCTGAGAGCATTGATGCACGCACAACAAGCCCCAGAGTTCGTCGCTTTGAATCAGCGGCACTACCAAATTGGCTCTGACTTGAAACCGCTCCAAAATCTTCAGGTGGCAATTACTCAAGTTCGCAGCATACAGATCAGACACCGCTTGAATGCGACCCTGTTGATAAAACGGGGCATACTGTTCGCCAAAGCAGTGATCCTGAACTCTGAGGTCTAGCACCGAGGTAAAACCAGGCAGCAGACTTTCGGAGACAAAAATACCAGCCTGGTAACTAGACTCTGGCTCGAATCGAAACACCCCGACACGATCGACGTTGAGCAGTTGGCGTACTTCTCGCGCTGTTGCCTGAAAAATTGTTTGTAGATCTAGCGATTCCCGAATTTTGGTAATGACCTCAAACAGGGCTTGCTGTTGCTCAGCAGTTTGCTCAATCTGTCTAGCTTGTGCTGTTGCCATTGCTGCCGTTGCACAGCTTTGCTCATATAACTCGGCCTGTTGAATCGCGATCGCCGCTTGGTCAGCCAATTGCTCTAGCAACTCGATTTCAAAGGGACGCCAAGGACGAGGCCCCCGACACTCATGAGCAATCAACAAGCCCCACAATTGCTCACCCATCCGAATCGGCACGACCAAGTTAGCCTGCACTTGCAGATTGCTTAAAAACTCGATGTGGCAAGGATGCAGGTCAGATTGCTTCACATGATCAACCGCCCGAACTCGACCGTGCTGGTACAATCCGGCATGTTCAGCGGGGAAGCATTCATCGGCATATTTTTCATGCAGAATCGATGCCCACTCTCCTGCTACTTCCTCAACGACAATCTCTCCCCGCCATCCCCGGACAAATTGGTAAATCACCACGCGATCGGTATCGAGTAAGCCCCGTACTTCTCGCACAATGGTTTGCAAAATCGTCGGCAGGTTGAGGGTGCTGCGAATTTGGTCACTGACTTGTCTGAGCAAACGAGCAGACTCTAAGGCTTGCTCTAGTTCAGTGGTGCGTTTCTGAACTTGCAACTCTAAGCTGACATTCAACCCTTGGATTTGTTGGTAGAGTTGCTGCTGCTGAATTGCCATAGAGAAGTGGTCGCCTAATGCGATCGCCAGTTCTCCATCTTCTGGAGCCCACGTCAGAGCTTGACCTTGCTTGAGTTCTCGCCAAACCTCAAAGGAGTTGCGGGGCTGGAGTTGTCGCTGGTCGGGGTCAAACCGTCCTGCCCACATGGTTTCAGTGTCGATCGCATCTCGAAAAACACTTAGGTAGCCCAGGAATTGCTGGCGATACTGGAGCGGCACGACCAAAATGCCACGAATCTGAGTGGCTTGGAAAGCAGGCGCTAAGACTCGCAGTTGTGGCTCTCTATAGAGGTCGGTGACACAGATGAGCTTGTTCGATTCACCCTGTAGCCCAGGTTGGAAATACCGCTGCCACATGGGGCTGTGCTCGATCACCCAAGGCTCGGCTTGCCCTGGCATCTGGGGTTGGGAGCCACAAATCGCCAAGGTGAAGGATGAAGGGGTATGAGGTTCAAACGCATAGAGCCGACCTCCAGACCCTTGGAGTAACGTAACTGCCCGCTCTAGGGCTGCTTGGAGTTGCAGCGTAGGTAGCGTATGCAGCATGCCTGCAATTTGATTAATGCTGGCTTCTTTCTCCGCTTGCGCTCTGGCTTGCCGTAACAATTCTGATTGAGCGATCGCAATGGAAACTTGGTCTGCGACTTGCTGCACCACCTGTAACTCTGACTCAGTGACCGCACGAGGTTCAGCATGGTGAGACACGAGCAGCCCCCACAAAATCGGCTCTCCTGCTTGGGTGCGCATATCTTGGTGCAAAATTGGCACCACCAAGGAAGATTTCACGCCCATTGCCGTTAAGTACGCGACATGGCAAGGGTCTACAGGGCGATAGCGGATATCTTCTCCTGCTAGAGGTACCCCGGTGTCTGGGTTGTCTAGAGGGCTTAACCCAATTTGCTCGGAGGCGAGGTCTACAATGGAGCGTTGCCGAGCTTTTAGGAACAGTGCCCGCGCATGGGGCGGAATATCATCGGCGGGGAAACTGAGGCCCCATAAGGAAGGTAGGCGATCGCGCTCAATCGACTCCGCAATGACTTCGCCACTTTCATCTGCATGAAAGCGATAAATCATGACGCGATCGGTTCTCAGGAATGACCGCATTTCTCGGACAGTCGCGATCAAAATTTCTTGTAGCTCTAAAGATTGCCGAATGCAGGTAGTAATTTTGTGAAGTAAAACCTCATGATCTTGATGATCAATATTGAGCTGTAAATCCTGCATTTCTGGCATTTCTCTATTCAATTACTTAATGGCGGATTAGACCTAAAAGAGCCCAAAAGGTCTAGATGTATTTTGCCGTTTTTGACCACAGCCGACATCGGTAAAAGTATCTAAAAATTTCTCAAAATTACTTAAGAAAAATCAATAATATTTTCACGGTATTTCTTGCCTTACTAAGTTGCAAAAACTACTCTAGAAATTCATCTTTTGTCATGCTGATTTCGGGTTGTTTGCGAGCTAGTTGCAGCCGAATGGCTTGACGAACTTGCATCAAAATCTTACCCAGTTGGTTTTGCCCAGTCCCCTGAGAGCCACAGCCCCAGTAGTAATCGGTAGGGGAGTCTTCCACAATTAATGCGTCCTGCGTGGAGAGCAAAATGGCTTGAATCTCTGGATGAGTCAAAAACTTGGTCAAAACTGCTTGATACATAATTTCTGTCTTGACTTGTTCCCAATCTTCTCGTACTGCTCGACAGCGATCGCGCCCCAAAGCCGCCGCTTCTTCAGGAGTATTTACCCCTCGAATTGTGGTGATTAGAGACTCATGTTCGGTGCCAATAAACTTTTGTGACTGGTAATAATGCTCAACCGTGGCCCAGGTGTGATCTGCAATATCGATGGGGTGGGGAGAAAAGTTGGAAAAACAGCCGTAGGGATCGCTAACTTTGTAAAAATAAATGGTCATCTTACACTTGCAGAGCTATTTAAACAGAATCCGGTTCATTGCAAGAATTTGTATCAATTGTCAGCATCCCTGAGCGATCGCGAATTAAGGTTCTATCACCCATAGGCCAAAGCTCAGGAATCGTTGATAATAGGGCAAAACCGTATCCTTCCTTCCCAGATGGTATGCATTCATGCCAACAGGTTCTTTTGAGAAGACTAACATTGGCTGGCAGACCCAGCAGTTGTTGCGGCAAGCGGGAGAGTGGATTGAGCTACAACTGAGCAAACTCTCGGCCAACCCCGATCGCCAAGCTCCACAGCCTTTACCCAGTTGGTTAACGGATGTGATCGAATCCTTTTTACGGGTCGCTTTTTGGCTACTCGCGGGATTTTGTTTGCTTTGGATCGTTTGGCAGTTATTAAAAACCTTTTTGCCATCTCTGCGAACTGTAAAGTTCCCTGCTTGGTTGCAGCGATCTAGAATCCGCCCTGCTACGAATGCTCAAGTCAGCCAACTCGATGCTGCTGGATGGTTTCAGCGATCGCAAGACTACCAACGCCAAGGCAATTACCCAGAAGCCTTTCAAGCTCTGTATTTTGCGCTGCTGCAATATTTAAGCGAGACCAACTTAGTGCCTTTGGAAGCCAGCCGCACAGATGGCGAATATTGGCAGTTAGTGCAAGATTTGCCCCAAGCGCCGCTCTACCAGCTACTCATTACCACGCACGAGCAGTTGCGGTTTAACAATATGGCGATCTCGCTAGAAACGTTGAATCGTTGTCAGCAAGCCTATCAAGAAATTGAGAGCCGCGTTGCTGCTAGGAGCCATCCTGCATGAATCCTGCTCAAAATCTTTCTCGGCGGCAAATGTGGTTTGGGCTTTTGATCGTTGGAGCGATCGCTTTACTCACATTGCTGGCTGCTCCGACCCAGAATGTCTCCCGTAGTGGTTCGACCTATAGCCGCACTCCCGATGGTTACGGCGCTTGGTATAGCTTTATGGCCGGGCGAGGTACACCCATCCAACGTTGGCAGCAACCGTTTGAGCAACTGGTACAAAAGCAACCAGACTCAAAAACAAGTTCTCAATTAGGCTCCCAATCAGGCCCCCAATCGAGTCCAGAAGATCAAGGCAAGATCACGTTATTGCAAATCAACAGTGGGCTGCGGGGAGCGTCTCTGGACGATAGCCAAAAAGCTTGGGTTGAGGCAGGAAACACGCTGCTTCTTTTAGGCGTACATGCTCCTGTCACCGAGGCCACGTTTCGCACGCTGCAAACCAGTGAGTCTGGTGATGTGCGGGTAGAAACGCGCAGACGGCACTACTTACCCAAAAAAGACACAACCAGCTTGAAGCTAGGCGATCGCTTTGGCGCAGTGGTTTGGCAAGAATCTCTGGGACAAGGTCGAGTGATTTGGGCGACTACCCCTCATCTGGCGGCCAACGTCTATCAAGACCATCGCGCTAATTATGAGTTTCTAGCCCAATTGGTCACTGAGTCTAAGCAGCCAATTTGGGTAGATGAATATCTGCATGGCTACCGCGACCCCAGCAAGGCTACCGCCACAGCTCCAGAAAAGCGATCGCGCAGCTTGCTAGCCTATCTAGCAAATACCGCTCTTCTGCCTGGATTTATCCAAGTCGTAATATTACTCCTCCTGGGCATTTGGGCGCACAATCGTCGTTTTGGTCAGCCGATTTCAGTCACCGCTCCCACTGTAGATAACAGTAAGGCTTACATTGAAGCGCTAGCAGGAGTGTTGCACAAAGCAGAATCCAGTGAATTTGTGATTGACACGATTCGCAAAGAAGAGCAATTGCAAGTGCAACGGGCTTTAGGGCTGGGCAATCAGTTATTAGACTCTGAAATTTTGCTCACTGCTTGGACTCAACAAACCGGACGACCTGCCGCAGAATTAGCAGACATGCTACAACTGCGATCGCGCGGTCAACGAGTCAGCGATCGTGACTTGCTTGTTTGGTTAGAGAAAATTCAGACTGTTCGCCATCATCTGCCTCGCTATTAAATAACCTATGACAGAAACGCATGCGGTCATCACTCGCCTAGGTCAGGCGCTCAGCCAAGTTATTGTGGGTCAGCCTGCTCTGGTGCGGCAACTGCTGATCGCTTTACTCGCTAACGGCCATGTGATCCTAGAAGGCGTACCCGGTACAGGCAAAACGCTCTTAGTCAAAGTATTGGCCCAACTGGTACAAGCTGATTTTCGCCGCATTCAGCTCACCCCCGACATTTTGCCGTCTGACATTTTGGGCACGAATATTTTTGATCTAAACACACGCAGTTTCATCTTAAAGAAAGGCCCGGTTTTCACCGAAATCTTGCTGGCAGACGAAATCAACCGCACGCCACCCAAAACCCAAGCGGCGCTGCTAGAAGCGATGGAAGAACAACAGGTGACGCTGGATGGCGAAAGCATGCCGCTACCGTCGTTGTTCTGGGTGATTGCGACCCAAAACTCGCTGGAATTTGAGGGTACCTATCCACTGCCAGAAGCGCAGTTAGACCGCTTTTTATTCAAAATCTTAGTTGACTACCCAGATGCTAAAGCCGAAAAGCAAATGCTGCTCAACAGCCAAGCAGGGTTCCAATCGCGTCGTCTGGATCTAGCTCGGCTCAAAGCGATCGCCACGGTGGAGCAAATTCTGCAAGCTCGCCAAGCTGCTAAGGCAGTCAAGGTCGAGGAGCCTGTCCTAGATTACTTACTAGCTGTGGTTCAACGTACCCGACAACACCCAGACCTAGCTTTAGGTGCTTCCCCTCGTGCCGCTGTAGCTTGGCTACAAGTCAGTAAAGCCCAAGCTTGGCTCTCTGGGCGAGATTTCGTCACTCCCGACGACATCAAAGCGATCGCGCCTCCCCTCCTCCGCCACCGCCTCATCCTCCGCCCCGAAGCGCAACTCGATGGCCTCAAAATCGACGCTGTGGTTGGCTCAGTCCTCAATCAAGTTCCAGTACCCAGATGATTCCTTCCTGGCGAGTTTACGGTTTGCTCTTCATCGGCATGGCGATCGCCACCATTTTGGCAGCACTTTGGCCTGGTGAGTCTGAAATAGTTTGGGCAGTGCTGGGGTTGCTGCTGTTTGATGCTGTGGTTTTGGGCTTGGCTTTTTGGGATGCTCGGCAGGTGCGATCGCACTTAGCCAAAATTGAGCGACAACCGCTGCATCGTCTCTCGATCGGTCGAGATAATCCGGTGGTGTTGGTGGTGCAA
This region of Trichocoleus desertorum NBK24 genomic DNA includes:
- a CDS encoding DUF4350 domain-containing protein, coding for MNPAQNLSRRQMWFGLLIVGAIALLTLLAAPTQNVSRSGSTYSRTPDGYGAWYSFMAGRGTPIQRWQQPFEQLVQKQPDSKTSSQLGSQSGPQSSPEDQGKITLLQINSGLRGASLDDSQKAWVEAGNTLLLLGVHAPVTEATFRTLQTSESGDVRVETRRRHYLPKKDTTSLKLGDRFGAVVWQESLGQGRVIWATTPHLAANVYQDHRANYEFLAQLVTESKQPIWVDEYLHGYRDPSKATATAPEKRSRSLLAYLANTALLPGFIQVVILLLLGIWAHNRRFGQPISVTAPTVDNSKAYIEALAGVLHKAESSEFVIDTIRKEEQLQVQRALGLGNQLLDSEILLTAWTQQTGRPAAELADMLQLRSRGQRVSDRDLLVWLEKIQTVRHHLPRY
- a CDS encoding MoxR family ATPase — translated: MTETHAVITRLGQALSQVIVGQPALVRQLLIALLANGHVILEGVPGTGKTLLVKVLAQLVQADFRRIQLTPDILPSDILGTNIFDLNTRSFILKKGPVFTEILLADEINRTPPKTQAALLEAMEEQQVTLDGESMPLPSLFWVIATQNSLEFEGTYPLPEAQLDRFLFKILVDYPDAKAEKQMLLNSQAGFQSRRLDLARLKAIATVEQILQARQAAKAVKVEEPVLDYLLAVVQRTRQHPDLALGASPRAAVAWLQVSKAQAWLSGRDFVTPDDIKAIAPPLLRHRLILRPEAQLDGLKIDAVVGSVLNQVPVPR
- a CDS encoding GAF domain-containing protein, whose product is MPEMQDLQLNIDHQDHEVLLHKITTCIRQSLELQEILIATVREMRSFLRTDRVMIYRFHADESGEVIAESIERDRLPSLWGLSFPADDIPPHARALFLKARQRSIVDLASEQIGLSPLDNPDTGVPLAGEDIRYRPVDPCHVAYLTAMGVKSSLVVPILHQDMRTQAGEPILWGLLVSHHAEPRAVTESELQVVQQVADQVSIAIAQSELLRQARAQAEKEASINQIAGMLHTLPTLQLQAALERAVTLLQGSGGRLYAFEPHTPSSFTLAICGSQPQMPGQAEPWVIEHSPMWQRYFQPGLQGESNKLICVTDLYREPQLRVLAPAFQATQIRGILVVPLQYRQQFLGYLSVFRDAIDTETMWAGRFDPDQRQLQPRNSFEVWRELKQGQALTWAPEDGELAIALGDHFSMAIQQQQLYQQIQGLNVSLELQVQKRTTELEQALESARLLRQVSDQIRSTLNLPTILQTIVREVRGLLDTDRVVIYQFVRGWRGEIVVEEVAGEWASILHEKYADECFPAEHAGLYQHGRVRAVDHVKQSDLHPCHIEFLSNLQVQANLVVPIRMGEQLWGLLIAHECRGPRPWRPFEIELLEQLADQAAIAIQQAELYEQSCATAAMATAQARQIEQTAEQQQALFEVITKIRESLDLQTIFQATAREVRQLLNVDRVGVFRFEPESSYQAGIFVSESLLPGFTSVLDLRVQDHCFGEQYAPFYQQGRIQAVSDLYAANLSNCHLKILERFQVRANLVVPLIQSDELWGLLCVHQCSQPHEWTTAEIEFVTQIAAQLGVAIQQAELLTQTQHQTVQLAQTLNELQQTQTQLIQTEKMSSLGQLVAGVAHEINNPVNFIYGNVSYASEYTKELLTLLQLYQQHYPQPERPIQDYAAAIDLDFLAADLPKMLASMKVGADRIRQIVLSLRNFSRLDQAEKKPVDIHEGIDSTLMILQHRLGLANDPLAIKVVKQYGLLPLVECYAGQLNQVFMNIISNAIDAIVNANQQRLDQGVPLNPGVIEIETELMHLENGAGSHMLIRISDNGPGMLETVRSRIFDPFFTTKPVGQGTGLGLSISYQIVVEKHGGILKCESQLDQGTQFLIEIPLRQSSVAPVAIAS
- a CDS encoding NADAR family protein, with translation MTIYFYKVSDPYGCFSNFSPHPIDIADHTWATVEHYYQSQKFIGTEHESLITTIRGVNTPEEAAALGRDRCRAVREDWEQVKTEIMYQAVLTKFLTHPEIQAILLSTQDALIVEDSPTDYYWGCGSQGTGQNQLGKILMQVRQAIRLQLARKQPEISMTKDEFLE
- a CDS encoding DUF4129 domain-containing protein, which gives rise to MPTGSFEKTNIGWQTQQLLRQAGEWIELQLSKLSANPDRQAPQPLPSWLTDVIESFLRVAFWLLAGFCLLWIVWQLLKTFLPSLRTVKFPAWLQRSRIRPATNAQVSQLDAAGWFQRSQDYQRQGNYPEAFQALYFALLQYLSETNLVPLEASRTDGEYWQLVQDLPQAPLYQLLITTHEQLRFNNMAISLETLNRCQQAYQEIESRVAARSHPA
- a CDS encoding caspase family protein, which encodes MVNHWAIAIGINQYQFLQPLRYAQQDAQALRDFLVEEAGFPAEQCLLFTDTSSTRAERATYPTQGTLQAWIDDLCQQFVQPGDLVWCFFSGYGASYQGQDYLMPIDGDPSDISGTGISVRSLLQQFEATAAEIALVILDMNRTQGIQVDEPLSTQTLELARRLNIATILSCEPGEFSHEAANLHHGCFTAALLEGLRLGQCNTLADLDAFLRDRLPELTEHHWQPAQHPVVVVNPSEKRQQGILPRTLVTPAWDDFSYPAGTDTMAALDSDASRSSYSSPDERSPAGVGLSTLSVNPEQTNPGNTSNTSYASHSSPYKILSKLTNKPSASSGEPSKSNAQNPLGEPAAPEIPDSVFWRRFLVWGGLIAVFLCSGVIIRNLSAFTGRDTSIPVVSTSTQPTGFSQSTNATSPVVSPAVSPAPVRTATPSSAASPTASPDNSAASTPVPVAASNVPPDQLLPAAQAALQQQKSQEALRLLNQVPVNQQNAQYRNLKTQAEQRANQDLLEAARVTIRPNQASRFNQAIAQASKIKPGQPLYDQAQQDIQRWSQVILDLAEGRAKQGQFSEAIQTARLVPKNNAAVYGQAQQEIAQWQQKSQQQKANQAIINQAQGLLRRGEASSYSRAIASVRRIPSGQPGYLEAQRLAGEWSNIILGMAELRASRGRIQSALQTAALVPAGTPAYAQAQKAIADWKR